TTTCAGTTCAATTATGGGAGCCATGCTTATTTTTTAAGTTTTTTGCCAATAACCACGATTTGTTCCGGGTTTAAACCGCTAGTAATTTCAGTCAGATCGCCGTTGCTGGTGCCAGTGATGACGGTTAGAGACTTGAGTCGATGATTAACGACGATCTGGACTTGAGTTTGACCGTTGGTTTCATTAATCGCAGCCGTGGGAACGCTTAAGACATTATTTTTGGCATTAACTAAGATACTCACTTCCCCATTCATGCCAAGAAGCAAAGATTGGTCAATCGAGTTGACGAGTTTAAACTTAGCGATAAAGACCGTGCTGCCGGAAGAATCAGCTTGGCTGTTAAAGTCGATGGAATCAACGGTTACCGGGATTGGTTTATCCGGGTAGGCATCAAGAGTAATTTCCGCCGCTTGCTGGACTTTAACCAGACTAATATCCATTTCATCGATTTGGGCTTCAAAAACCAGATTTTGCGGATCGGCGACAGTAAAAACAGCGGCGGCAGGGATAATGTTAACGCCGGAAACCGGGGTATCAATATGAGTGACAATGCCGCTGATTGGAGTAATTAAGGTGGCATATTTTAAGGTAATATCCTGTAGTTCAACATCTAAAACTGCTTTATCCAGGTCATATTGGTTTTTTTGTAAAATTCGGCTGATAGTGTCGGTTAGGGCTGTATCTCGGTAGGTAACTTTAAGGGCTTCATCAAAGTCGTTGCGTTCTTTGGAAAAATCCAGCAAGTACTTTTGTAAAGTCTTTTTTAATTGTTTTTGGTCCAGACTGGCTAAAGCCTGCC
Above is a window of Candidatus Beckwithbacteria bacterium DNA encoding:
- a CDS encoding efflux RND transporter periplasmic adaptor subunit, with the translated sequence MIILTWLKQHRWQTGLIIIVLFGSGWLSYQKFWPKAPETLYDLVPAAFQDIRQTVTASGKVKSATEVNLQFQTAGQLAWVGVKEGDYVNKWQALASLDQKQLKKTLQKYLLDFSKERNDFDEALKVTYRDTALTDTISRILQKNQYDLDKAVLDVELQDITLKYATLITPISGIVTHIDTPVSGVNIIPAAAVFTVADPQNLVFEAQIDEMDISLVKVQQAAEITLDAYPDKPIPVTVDSIDFNSQADSSGSTVFIAKFKLVNSIDQSLLLGMNGEVSILVNAKNNVLSVPTAAINETNGQTQVQIVVNHRLKSLTVITGTSNGDLTEITSGLNPEQIVVIGKKLKK